A stretch of the Streptomyces ortus genome encodes the following:
- a CDS encoding class I SAM-dependent methyltransferase has translation MNDLDPPAASPDSPLASFAALRTSEGRALLDEVRGSEPAQELAVATRLRREHPVGLVSAALGQARLRQRAAAKFGAADAAEMFFTPNGVEQSTRASVAAYRAARFGELGVRSVADLCCGIGGDAIALARAGIRVLAVDRDPLTAAVARANAETLGLAELIEVREADVTEVDTAGYDAVFVDPGRRGGRGRIFDPESYSPPLSWAVQAALKAPLAALKVAPGIPHEAVPTEAGAEWISDAGDVKEAVLWFGTGEAGSVRATLLPGPRTLLGRGLPDPAVRPVGRFLYEPDGAVIRAHLVAEVAADLDGGGLVDETIAYVTADSATATPYATVYEITDRLPFGVKKLKALLRQREVGVLTVKKRGSAVEPEELRRKVKPQGPHSATVFLTRVQGAPTMLLGHPVTAPEN, from the coding sequence GTGAACGACCTCGATCCCCCGGCCGCGTCGCCGGACTCTCCGCTCGCCTCCTTCGCCGCCCTCCGTACGTCCGAGGGACGAGCCCTTCTCGACGAGGTGCGCGGCAGCGAACCGGCCCAGGAACTGGCCGTGGCGACGCGGCTGCGGCGCGAGCACCCCGTCGGCCTCGTGTCGGCCGCGCTCGGGCAGGCGCGGCTGCGGCAGCGGGCCGCGGCGAAGTTCGGGGCGGCGGACGCGGCGGAGATGTTCTTCACGCCGAACGGGGTCGAGCAGTCGACCCGGGCGAGCGTCGCCGCGTACCGTGCCGCGCGGTTCGGGGAACTGGGGGTGCGGTCCGTGGCCGACCTGTGCTGCGGCATCGGCGGTGACGCGATCGCGCTCGCCCGTGCCGGCATCCGGGTCCTGGCCGTCGACCGGGACCCGCTGACCGCGGCCGTGGCCCGCGCGAACGCCGAGACGCTCGGGCTGGCGGAGCTGATCGAGGTGCGCGAGGCCGATGTCACCGAGGTCGACACCGCCGGGTACGACGCCGTGTTCGTGGATCCGGGGCGCCGGGGCGGGCGCGGGCGGATCTTCGACCCCGAGTCGTACTCACCGCCCCTCTCGTGGGCCGTCCAGGCGGCCCTGAAGGCACCCCTCGCCGCGCTGAAGGTCGCCCCCGGCATCCCGCACGAGGCCGTCCCCACCGAGGCCGGGGCCGAGTGGATCTCGGACGCCGGGGACGTGAAGGAGGCCGTGCTGTGGTTCGGCACCGGGGAGGCGGGTTCGGTCCGCGCGACCCTGCTGCCCGGCCCGCGCACCCTCCTCGGCCGCGGACTGCCCGATCCCGCGGTACGGCCCGTGGGACGCTTCCTGTACGAGCCCGACGGCGCCGTCATCCGCGCGCACCTGGTCGCCGAGGTGGCCGCGGATCTGGACGGCGGAGGGCTGGTCGACGAGACCATCGCCTACGTCACCGCGGACTCCGCGACGGCCACCCCGTACGCGACCGTCTACGAGATCACCGACCGGCTCCCGTTCGGCGTCAAGAAGCTCAAGGCGCTGTTGCGGCAGCGCGAGGTGGGCGTCCTGACCGTGAAGAAGCGCGGATCCGCGGTCGAGCCGGAGGAGCTGCGGCGCAAGGTGAAGCCGCAGGGCCCGCACTCGGCGACCGTGTTCCTGACGCGGGTGCAGGGCGCCCCCACCATGCTCCTGGGGCACCCCGTCACCGCACCGGAAAACTAA
- a CDS encoding polysaccharide deacetylase family protein, translating into MRLVRQTDSFRSRVRGTAKPARMALTLLTATALATACSTPAPKDTEPAAGQQAAAELRQEQRAYAAAVKRWGLAKTPLPAPPAPARKPHIPTRDGFEVDDHDGLPPVFTTIPTKDKVVFLTIDDGAEKDPAFLRMMRELKIPYTAFLSDYLVKEDYGYFGRMGADGVSLNNHTLHHRFMPGLSYAAQKREICGMQDVIEKRYGKRPTLFRPPYGNYNEDTLRAAKACGIKAAPLWNEEVFVDRWEYREWDRDLRPGDIVLSHFRGKEDWKGTMPDMVRRFLKLITDKGYAVARLEDYL; encoded by the coding sequence ATGCGACTTGTACGACAAACTGACAGTTTTCGGTCAAGGGTGCGGGGAACCGCAAAACCGGCCCGCATGGCCCTGACCCTGCTGACAGCCACCGCCCTGGCCACCGCCTGCTCGACCCCGGCCCCCAAGGACACCGAGCCGGCCGCGGGCCAGCAGGCAGCCGCCGAACTCCGCCAGGAGCAACGCGCTTACGCCGCCGCGGTCAAGAGATGGGGCCTGGCCAAGACCCCGCTGCCCGCACCGCCGGCCCCGGCGAGGAAGCCGCACATCCCCACCCGTGACGGCTTCGAGGTGGACGACCACGACGGACTGCCCCCCGTCTTCACGACGATCCCCACCAAGGACAAGGTCGTCTTCCTCACCATCGACGACGGCGCGGAGAAGGACCCGGCGTTCCTGCGGATGATGCGCGAGCTGAAGATCCCGTACACCGCGTTCCTCAGTGACTACCTGGTCAAGGAGGACTACGGGTACTTCGGGAGGATGGGCGCCGACGGGGTGTCCCTGAACAACCACACCCTCCACCACCGCTTCATGCCGGGCCTGTCGTACGCCGCGCAGAAACGCGAGATCTGCGGGATGCAGGACGTGATCGAGAAGCGGTACGGGAAACGCCCGACGCTCTTCCGGCCGCCGTACGGCAACTACAACGAGGACACCCTGCGGGCCGCCAAGGCCTGCGGCATCAAGGCGGCCCCCCTCTGGAACGAGGAGGTCTTCGTCGACCGCTGGGAGTACCGGGAGTGGGACCGCGACCTGCGCCCCGGAGACATCGTTCTCAGCCATTTCCGCGGCAAGGAGGACTGGAAGGGCACGATGCCCGACATGGTCCGCCGCTTCCTGAAACTGATCACCGACAAGGGGTACGCGGTGGCGCGCCTGGAGGACTACCTGTGA
- the groES gene encoding co-chaperone GroES, which translates to MTTTSSKVAIKPLEDRIVVQPLDAEQTTASGLVIPDTAKEKPQEGVVLAVGPGRFENGERLPLDVKTGDIVLYSKYGGTEVKYNGEEYLVLSARDVLAIIEK; encoded by the coding sequence GTGACGACCACCAGCTCCAAGGTTGCCATCAAGCCGCTCGAGGACCGCATTGTGGTCCAGCCGCTCGACGCCGAGCAGACCACCGCCTCTGGCCTGGTCATTCCGGACACGGCGAAGGAGAAGCCCCAGGAGGGCGTCGTCCTGGCCGTCGGCCCGGGCCGTTTCGAGAACGGCGAGCGTCTCCCGCTCGACGTCAAGACCGGCGACATCGTGCTTTACAGCAAGTACGGCGGCACCGAAGTGAAGTACAACGGCGAGGAGTACCTCGTCCTCTCGGCCCGCGACGTGCTCGCGATCATCGAGAAGTAA
- the groL gene encoding chaperonin GroEL (60 kDa chaperone family; promotes refolding of misfolded polypeptides especially under stressful conditions; forms two stacked rings of heptamers to form a barrel-shaped 14mer; ends can be capped by GroES; misfolded proteins enter the barrel where they are refolded when GroES binds): MAKILKFDEDARRALERGVNKLADTVKVTIGPKGRNVVIDKKFGAPTITNDGVTIAREVELDDPYENLGAQLVKEVATKTNDIAGDGTTTATVLAQALVREGLKNVAAGASPALLKKGIDAAVAAVSEELLATARPIDEKSDIAAVAGLSAQDSQVGELIAEAMDKVGKDGVITVEESNTFGLELDFTEGMAFDKGYLSPYMVSDQERMEAVLDDPYILIHQGKISSIQDLLPLLEKVIQTNASKPLLIIAEDVEGEALSTLVVNKIRGTFNAVAVKAPGFGDRRKAMLGDIATLTGATVIAEEVGLKLDQVGLDVLGTARRVTVTKDDTTIVDGGGNSADVAGRVNQIKAEIESTDSDWDREKLQERLAKLAGGVCVIKVGAATEVELKEKKHRLEDAISATRAAVEEGIVSGGGSALVHAVKVLEGNLGKTGDEATGVAVVRRAAVEPLRWIAENAGLEGYVITSKVADLDKGQGFNAATGEYGDLVKAGVIDPVKVTRSALENAASIASLLLTTETLVVEKPAEEEADAGHGGHGHSH; encoded by the coding sequence ATGGCGAAGATCCTGAAGTTCGACGAGGACGCCCGTCGCGCCCTTGAGCGCGGCGTCAACAAGCTTGCCGACACCGTGAAGGTGACGATCGGCCCCAAGGGCCGCAACGTCGTCATCGACAAGAAGTTCGGCGCCCCCACCATCACCAACGACGGTGTCACGATCGCCCGCGAGGTCGAGCTCGACGACCCGTACGAGAACCTCGGCGCCCAGCTGGTGAAGGAGGTGGCGACCAAGACCAACGACATCGCGGGTGACGGTACGACCACCGCCACCGTGCTGGCCCAGGCGCTCGTCCGCGAGGGCCTGAAGAACGTCGCCGCCGGCGCGTCCCCCGCCCTCCTCAAGAAGGGCATCGACGCGGCCGTGGCCGCGGTCTCCGAGGAGCTCCTCGCGACCGCGCGCCCCATTGACGAGAAGTCCGACATCGCGGCCGTCGCCGGTCTGTCCGCCCAGGACAGCCAGGTCGGCGAGCTCATCGCCGAGGCGATGGACAAGGTCGGCAAGGACGGTGTCATCACCGTCGAGGAGTCCAACACCTTCGGTCTGGAGCTGGACTTCACCGAGGGCATGGCCTTCGACAAGGGCTACCTGTCCCCGTACATGGTGTCCGACCAGGAGCGTATGGAGGCCGTCCTCGACGACCCGTACATCCTGATCCACCAGGGCAAGATCTCCTCGATCCAGGACCTGCTGCCGCTCCTTGAGAAGGTCATCCAGACCAACGCCTCGAAGCCGCTGCTGATCATCGCCGAGGACGTCGAGGGCGAAGCCCTGTCGACCCTGGTCGTGAACAAGATCCGCGGCACCTTCAACGCGGTGGCCGTCAAGGCGCCCGGCTTCGGCGACCGCCGCAAGGCCATGCTCGGTGACATCGCCACGCTGACCGGCGCCACGGTCATCGCCGAGGAGGTCGGCCTCAAGCTCGACCAGGTCGGCCTGGACGTGCTGGGCACCGCCCGCCGTGTGACCGTCACCAAGGACGACACGACCATCGTCGACGGCGGCGGCAACAGCGCCGACGTGGCCGGCCGTGTCAACCAGATCAAGGCCGAGATCGAGTCCACGGACTCCGACTGGGACCGCGAGAAGCTCCAGGAGCGCCTCGCGAAGCTGGCCGGCGGCGTGTGCGTGATCAAGGTCGGCGCCGCCACGGAGGTGGAGCTGAAGGAGAAGAAGCACCGTCTGGAGGACGCCATCTCCGCGACCCGCGCCGCGGTCGAGGAGGGCATCGTCTCCGGTGGTGGCTCCGCGCTCGTCCACGCCGTGAAGGTCCTCGAAGGCAACCTCGGCAAGACCGGCGACGAGGCGACCGGTGTCGCCGTCGTCCGCAGGGCCGCCGTCGAGCCGCTGCGCTGGATCGCCGAGAACGCCGGCCTGGAGGGTTACGTCATCACCTCCAAGGTCGCCGACCTCGACAAGGGCCAGGGCTTCAACGCCGCGACCGGCGAGTACGGCGACCTGGTCAAGGCCGGCGTCATCGACCCGGTCAAGGTCACCCGCTCCGCCCTGGAGAACGCCGCCTCCATCGCCTCCCTGCTCCTCACGACCGAGACCCTGGTCGTCGAGAAGCCGGCCGAGGAAGAGGCCGACGCCGGCCACGGCGGCCACGGCCACTCGCACTAG
- a CDS encoding SDR family NAD(P)-dependent oxidoreductase gives MTTALITGSTAGIGAAFARRLAADGHNLVLVARDTERLGEQATELHDRHGIEAEVLTADLATDEGIEAVAARVSDRKHAVDLLVNNAGFGNKGRYLDVPMADELKMLKVHCEAVLRLTSAAAEAMRERGRGGVVNVASTAAFLPRGTYGASKAWVVQFTQGVAKDLAGSGVRLMALCPGFVRTEFHERAGMGTDNIPNWMWLDADKVVAAALADLARDKSLSIPDPRYKALMGVAKVTPRGLLGGISSKTGRKYGPQ, from the coding sequence ATGACAACGGCTTTGATCACAGGATCGACAGCGGGCATCGGTGCCGCCTTCGCACGGCGGCTGGCCGCCGACGGGCACAACCTCGTGCTGGTCGCGCGTGACACCGAGCGGCTCGGTGAGCAGGCGACGGAACTGCACGACCGGCACGGCATCGAGGCGGAGGTGCTGACGGCGGATCTGGCCACGGACGAGGGCATCGAGGCGGTGGCCGCCCGTGTCTCGGACCGCAAACACGCGGTCGACCTGCTCGTCAACAACGCGGGCTTCGGCAACAAGGGCCGGTATCTGGACGTACCGATGGCGGACGAGCTGAAGATGCTCAAGGTGCACTGCGAGGCGGTGCTCCGGCTGACGTCGGCGGCGGCCGAGGCCATGCGGGAGCGCGGGCGCGGCGGGGTCGTCAACGTGGCGTCGACGGCCGCGTTCCTGCCGCGCGGTACGTACGGGGCGTCGAAGGCGTGGGTCGTGCAGTTCACGCAGGGGGTGGCGAAGGACCTGGCGGGCAGCGGCGTCCGGCTGATGGCGCTGTGTCCCGGCTTCGTGCGGACCGAGTTCCACGAGCGGGCCGGGATGGGCACGGACAACATCCCCAACTGGATGTGGCTGGACGCCGACAAGGTGGTCGCCGCCGCGCTGGCCGACCTGGCCCGCGACAAGTCCCTGTCCATTCCTGACCCGCGCTACAAGGCCCTGATGGGGGTGGCGAAGGTGACCCCGCGGGGCCTGCTCGGCGGCATCAGCTCGAAGACGGGCCGCAAGTACGGGCCGCAGTGA
- a CDS encoding MOSC domain-containing protein — MKLLSLNLGRPKAVDYTDQAEGVTGIDKRPVDGPVRVAAPGPKGVGGSGLAGDAVCELRHHGGDDQAVYAFAREDLDDWERELGRTLSSGMFGENLTTEGVDVSGAKIGERWRVGSGLVLEVTSGRIPCLTFQGHLGEKGWVRRFTRKGATGAYLRVIEPGEIRAGDPIEIVHRPDHEVTAALQFRAVTLERTLLPRVLAAGDALHPEARATALRYVEKYGGH, encoded by the coding sequence ATGAAGCTTCTGTCTCTGAATCTGGGGCGGCCGAAGGCCGTCGACTACACGGACCAGGCCGAGGGCGTGACCGGGATCGACAAGCGGCCGGTGGACGGGCCGGTACGGGTCGCCGCGCCCGGCCCCAAGGGCGTCGGCGGGAGCGGTCTCGCCGGGGACGCCGTGTGCGAGCTGCGGCACCACGGCGGCGACGACCAGGCGGTCTACGCCTTCGCGCGCGAGGATCTGGACGACTGGGAACGCGAGCTGGGGCGCACCCTGTCCAGCGGGATGTTCGGGGAGAATCTGACGACGGAGGGCGTCGACGTGTCCGGCGCGAAGATCGGGGAGCGCTGGCGCGTCGGCTCCGGGCTCGTGCTGGAAGTGACGTCCGGGCGGATCCCCTGCCTCACCTTCCAGGGCCACCTGGGTGAGAAGGGCTGGGTCAGGCGGTTCACGCGGAAGGGGGCGACCGGCGCGTACCTGCGGGTGATCGAGCCCGGGGAGATACGGGCGGGCGATCCGATCGAGATCGTGCACCGGCCGGACCACGAGGTCACCGCCGCCCTCCAGTTCCGCGCGGTCACGCTCGAACGGACGCTGCTGCCGAGGGTGCTGGCGGCGGGCGACGCCCTGCACCCGGAGGCACGGGCGACGGCGCTGAGGTACGTCGAGAAGTACGGCGGTCACTAA